The nucleotide sequence TTATGCCAAAAAGTTTACAAAATCAAGAAAACAACCGATTTAAGAAGGTATCCTGCACCAGCAAGAGGAACCCAAGCATGGAAAAACCTCTACAATGAACGTACCGCAGTGGAGCGAGTCATAGCATACCTAAAGGAATATTTTCAACTTAACAACATTCGGCACCGTACTGGTGAACTGGCAAAGGTCCATTTTGATTTAATCTGCCTCCTTTTCAATGCTTCCAAGTTAGCTGTAGATCGGATGAATGCTCAACTGAAAGTAAAGGTGGCTTAAGAGATCATAAAAATATTTTTTAAAATGCAAGATAAAAAATTCTGTTTCTGTCAGCTTCATTAAGAAAATGAATTATGAAATTGATTCGAACAAAAAAATACCAGCTATCCCCAAATGGATTTCTTCGCAGTTTCACTTATAATGTCAACTAATATTTCTCGGAAAGATTCCGCAATGGGAGCTCCTACTTTGGCAAGCAACTTCTTGAATCTTGTCGCGGCTACAGTTGTCTTAGGTGTATCCTTTATGATTTCGTCAATACTTTTTGCGAGAAGTTCCCTTTCATCATCAGTTAATTCATTAATTTCAGATGCTAGCTCTTGTGCGGCTTCAATTTTCATCTTTGTCCAAGGATAAGGCTGACCACAATTATGACAAAATTTTGGAAGTTTATACCTACTACCACCTATTATGACTACTGCGTCAGAATGGTAATCACCTCGAATATGAGTATTACAAGATGGGCATTTTGTTATTGTTTCTGCTCCACATTCTGTGCAAAAATTTTCGTTATATTGAGGATAAGTTCCTGCAGAATCATTTACAACATGGCCGTTTAAACATATTTGAGCAAAATCGAAATACCCCACATTGATCCTCCCAAATATGAGAAATAAATATAAATTATTCACAACGGGAATTATTTGACTGCAATATTTTAAATTTCAACGTTATATTCATTGCTGTTTTTCACTTTTAATAACAGTCTGACGGCTTCTTGAGAATATTTGTTCATTTCCGACTTTCCAATTTTGATTGTAACATGATATTTATTGTCGGATGCCTTTATGTTTATACCTTTTTCCAATTTAATCTGATTAATCAACTTATCTGCACCATGCCAACTGGGGTAGCCAAGTAACTCGCCAACTTGCGTTAAAGTATAAGGATATTGAATATTGATATGGCTTGGATCATCTAACAAAGCCACTCCATACAATCTGGGAAGCTCTTTATCTTCACTTATTACCTTTTCAATCACTTCGAAATCAACATCTACACTTCGTCTTGGAATATCACTTCTAACTAATTTGTAAGTTCGTGCCAATAAAGCCCTGAGTAATTTAGGGTGAACATTATCAACTGCTTTATTTGCTGAAAAAGCTTCAAATACCCAATCATAATTTTTAGCTTCTATATATTTCACTCGTATTTCTTTCCCATTCACAACAAATATTTTTTCTTTTTGAGGTCTGGAATTCCCAGACAGATTCTTGTTATAAGCCAAGAAGTAGATATTTGGGATCAATTCTCCTTCATTCGAAAGAATTTCATCAATATCGGAAAGTATATTAAGAATGTTTTTATCATTCCCA is from Microaerobacter geothermalis and encodes:
- a CDS encoding transposase, translating into LCQKVYKIKKTTDLRRYPAPARGTQAWKNLYNERTAVERVIAYLKEYFQLNNIRHRTGELAKVHFDLICLLFNASKLAVDRMNAQLKVKVA
- a CDS encoding DUF2321 domain-containing protein; protein product: MGYFDFAQICLNGHVVNDSAGTYPQYNENFCTECGAETITKCPSCNTHIRGDYHSDAVVIIGGSRYKLPKFCHNCGQPYPWTKMKIEAAQELASEINELTDDERELLAKSIDEIIKDTPKTTVAATRFKKLLAKVGAPIAESFREILVDIISETAKKSIWG